Proteins from a genomic interval of Geodermatophilus obscurus DSM 43160:
- a CDS encoding metal ABC transporter substrate-binding protein, which translates to MPTRPDPVLGRWVAVCCAALAAAACSEGAGGGGGRVEVVATTYPLQYVVERVGGEHVAVEGPVGTGGDGHRVELTPRRVGRLGEADLVVHVSGLQASTDAALEQHGSGHVVDAADVAGLAGAPGRPPGEEGSAALDPHFWLDPVRLAAVADQVADELTQVDPGHADDHAAASDALQADLGALDAAYREGLAGCRGRTLVTSHEAFGYLAERYGLVQVGIAGLDPAVEPSPARLRDVVEVVEGRNVRTVFFEVSTGPGLTRALADDLGLRTGVLDPVERVPASGGDYLSTMRANLRALQEGLDCVPAGG; encoded by the coding sequence GTGCCCACCCGCCCCGACCCGGTCCTCGGCCGCTGGGTCGCCGTCTGCTGTGCCGCCCTCGCTGCCGCGGCGTGCTCCGAGGGAGCGGGCGGAGGCGGGGGCCGGGTGGAGGTCGTCGCCACGACCTATCCGCTGCAGTACGTCGTCGAGCGAGTCGGGGGCGAGCACGTCGCGGTCGAGGGACCGGTCGGGACCGGGGGCGACGGCCACCGGGTCGAGCTCACGCCCCGGCGGGTCGGCCGGCTGGGGGAGGCTGACCTCGTCGTGCACGTTTCGGGCCTGCAGGCGTCCACCGACGCCGCGCTCGAGCAGCACGGCTCCGGGCACGTCGTCGACGCCGCCGACGTCGCCGGCCTGGCCGGCGCCCCGGGCCGGCCGCCGGGGGAGGAGGGGTCCGCCGCGCTGGACCCGCACTTCTGGCTCGATCCCGTGCGGTTGGCCGCGGTCGCCGACCAGGTGGCCGACGAGCTCACGCAGGTCGATCCCGGGCACGCCGATGACCACGCCGCCGCCTCGGACGCCCTGCAGGCCGACCTGGGCGCGCTCGACGCGGCGTATCGGGAGGGCCTCGCCGGGTGCCGCGGGCGGACCCTGGTGACGTCGCACGAGGCGTTCGGCTACCTGGCCGAGCGCTACGGCCTGGTGCAGGTGGGCATCGCCGGTCTCGATCCCGCGGTCGAGCCCTCGCCGGCCCGCCTGCGCGACGTCGTCGAGGTGGTCGAGGGCCGCAACGTGCGGACGGTGTTCTTCGAGGTGTCGACCGGCCCTGGGCTCACCCGGGCTCTCGCCGACGACCTCGGCCTGCGCACCGGGGTGCTGGACCCGGTGGAGCGGGTGCCCGCGTCCGGCGGGGACTACCTGAGCACCATGCGGGCCAACCTGCGGGCGCTCCAGGAGGGGCTGGACTGCGTGCCCGCCGGCGGCTGA
- a CDS encoding nucleoside hydrolase produces MATPLVIDTDPGIDDALAILLALASPEVDLRLVTTVHGNVELAQTTDNALRVLHLAGRSDVPVAAGARDSLVYRQPERAGHVHGETGLGGVLLPASPAAPDPRPAVVALAEVLLAAEAPVTVAAIGPWTNIALLLATYPEAAERIGRLVLMGGSAARGGNVTAAAEFNVWADPEAAQRVLGSAVPTVLVGLDVTLPTVLDVDGIARFAAAGPVGETAAAILQQYVDHARTSYGTSGVVLHDALALTEAIVPGTLGTVRRDVVVDTTLGAGRGQTLVDRRAVSDSPTAVEVAETVDSAAAVEFLVGRMEALARR; encoded by the coding sequence GTGGCGACCCCCCTCGTGATCGACACCGACCCCGGCATCGACGACGCCCTGGCGATCCTGCTGGCGCTGGCCAGCCCGGAGGTCGACCTGCGCCTGGTCACCACGGTGCACGGCAACGTCGAGCTGGCGCAGACCACCGACAACGCCCTGCGGGTGCTGCACCTGGCCGGTCGCTCCGACGTCCCGGTGGCCGCCGGCGCCCGCGACTCGCTGGTCTACCGGCAGCCCGAGCGGGCCGGCCACGTGCACGGGGAGACCGGCCTGGGCGGCGTCCTGCTGCCCGCCTCGCCGGCCGCGCCGGACCCGCGCCCGGCGGTGGTCGCGCTGGCCGAGGTGCTGCTGGCCGCGGAGGCGCCGGTGACGGTGGCTGCGATCGGTCCGTGGACCAACATCGCGCTGCTGCTGGCCACCTACCCCGAGGCCGCGGAGCGGATCGGCCGGCTGGTGCTCATGGGCGGCTCGGCCGCGCGGGGCGGCAACGTGACCGCGGCCGCGGAGTTCAACGTGTGGGCCGACCCGGAGGCCGCGCAGCGGGTGCTGGGCTCCGCCGTCCCCACCGTGCTGGTCGGGCTGGACGTCACGCTGCCCACCGTGCTCGACGTCGACGGCATCGCCCGGTTCGCCGCGGCCGGCCCGGTCGGGGAGACCGCCGCCGCGATCCTGCAGCAGTACGTCGACCACGCCCGCACCAGCTACGGCACCTCCGGCGTCGTCCTGCACGACGCGCTGGCGCTCACCGAGGCGATCGTGCCGGGCACGCTGGGCACCGTGCGACGGGACGTCGTCGTCGACACCACCCTGGGCGCCGGCCGGGGACAGACGCTGGTGGACCGGCGCGCGGTCTCGGACTCCCCCACCGCGGTGGAGGTGGCCGAGACGGTGGACAGCGCCGCGGCGGTGGAGTTCCTGGTGGGCCGGATGGAGGCGCTGGCCCGTCGGTGA
- the aztD gene encoding zinc metallochaperone AztD, whose amino-acid sequence MPRTRTPARPLAAAGLALPLLLTACGTGGSAASGPSPSAPAEPTPASDVREVAASTPRLALTHDGGVRILDATTLETVADLPLAGFNRLNAAGDGRHLLVSTQGGFRVLDAGTWTEPHGDHSHHYTSAPRLTDVLHPAEEPGHVVAHDGHTALFDDGTGEVVVLDSDRVAAGADGARRLTTPSPHHGVAVALEDGTLVVSEGDEDERTGIRVLDAAGAEVASSVGCPGVHGEAVAADDAVVIGCEDGALVYAGGQVREVQSPDAYGRIGNQAGSESSAVVLGDYKTDPDAELERPTRVALVDTRTAQLRLVDLPASYSFRSLASGEDGEALVLGTDGALHVIDPESGTLERSVPVVAPWEEPLEWQQPRPTLHVLDGTAYVTEPATGQVHAVDVLTGEVWRSADVGVIPNELAGVDGGDTGSGHED is encoded by the coding sequence ATGCCGCGCACCCGCACGCCTGCCCGCCCCCTCGCCGCCGCGGGCCTCGCCCTGCCGCTGCTGCTCACCGCCTGCGGCACCGGCGGCAGCGCCGCGAGCGGCCCGTCCCCGTCCGCGCCCGCCGAGCCGACACCGGCCTCCGACGTCCGGGAGGTGGCGGCGAGCACCCCCCGGCTCGCGCTGACCCACGACGGCGGGGTGCGGATCCTCGACGCGACCACCCTGGAAACCGTGGCGGACCTGCCGCTCGCCGGCTTCAACCGGCTCAACGCGGCCGGCGACGGTCGGCACCTGCTGGTGAGCACGCAGGGCGGCTTCCGGGTCCTCGACGCGGGCACGTGGACCGAGCCGCACGGCGACCACAGCCACCACTACACGTCGGCGCCGCGGCTCACCGACGTCCTGCACCCCGCCGAGGAGCCGGGACACGTCGTCGCCCACGACGGGCACACGGCCCTCTTCGACGACGGCACCGGCGAGGTCGTCGTCCTCGACAGCGACCGGGTGGCCGCGGGTGCCGACGGCGCACGGCGGCTGACCACCCCCTCGCCGCACCACGGCGTCGCGGTCGCGCTCGAGGACGGCACCCTGGTCGTATCGGAGGGGGACGAGGACGAGCGCACCGGCATCCGGGTGCTCGACGCCGCCGGGGCGGAGGTCGCCTCCTCCGTCGGCTGCCCGGGCGTGCACGGCGAGGCGGTCGCCGCGGACGACGCCGTCGTCATCGGGTGCGAGGACGGCGCGCTGGTCTACGCCGGCGGGCAGGTCCGCGAGGTGCAGAGCCCCGACGCGTACGGCCGCATCGGCAACCAGGCGGGCAGCGAGTCCTCCGCCGTCGTGCTCGGGGACTACAAGACCGACCCCGACGCCGAGCTCGAGCGCCCCACCCGCGTCGCGCTGGTGGACACCCGGACGGCCCAGCTGCGGCTGGTCGACCTGCCGGCGTCCTACTCCTTCCGCTCCCTCGCGAGCGGTGAGGACGGCGAGGCGCTGGTGCTGGGCACCGACGGCGCACTGCACGTCATCGACCCCGAGTCGGGGACCCTCGAGCGCTCGGTCCCGGTCGTCGCGCCGTGGGAGGAGCCGCTGGAGTGGCAGCAGCCGCGCCCGACGCTGCACGTGCTCGACGGCACCGCGTACGTCACCGAGCCGGCGACCGGGCAGGTCCACGCGGTCGACGTCCTGACCGGCGAGGTGTGGCGCAGCGCCGACGTCGGCGTCATCCCCAACGAGCTCGCCGGCGTGGACGGCGGCGACACCGGCTCCGGTCACGAGGACTGA
- a CDS encoding SpoIIE family protein phosphatase, which produces MNLDRTPAETGDPDPEAAATRLRFELAIDAAGIGSFDWDLQTGRLEWDDRLLDIFGYDRAGWPGTIDAFAERLHPDDAARTLEALQGAIDTQGEYDAEFRVVRPTGETRWVQGRGRALADEAGTSVRLLGVGYDTTEHRQADARVARVLESMNAAFFALDRDWRFTYVNGEAERVLGRSRGDLLGGDIWELFPAAVGSDFEVHYRGAAATGHERVFEAYYPAPLDAWYEVRAWPGPDGLSVYFLDVTERRAAEERARVSAARLALIAEVGAVTGETLGSGAGEDAAMQRLAEAVVPVLGDWVIVSLTGEDGRMRDVGSWHTDPALRTTAARYAELRLAALQSDAPILRALASGRTLTVPDVGAAVGRTLPPGEVSDVFWALDPRTAVTLPLAARGRTLGALSVYRSAGRLAADEDDVATAQEVAARVALALDNARLYEQQRRLAEGLQRSLLSAPPAPDAAEIVVRYRPAMEVAQVGGDWYDAFVQPAGTTMLVIGDVVGHDTEAAASMGQLRGLLRGIAYREGVGPAQVLSDLDRAVQGLGMATMATAAVARVEQTPEQRDAGLTTLRWSNAGHPPPLVLHTDGRVQALGAERPDLMLGVDPAARRTESVVTVRRGATLLLYTDGLVEGRDLPLDEGIGRLRAALAELGDQPLERLCDAVIERLRPERLQDDIALVAIRLHPQG; this is translated from the coding sequence GTGAACCTGGATCGGACGCCGGCGGAGACCGGGGACCCCGACCCGGAGGCCGCGGCCACCCGCCTGCGCTTCGAGCTGGCCATCGACGCGGCCGGGATCGGCAGCTTCGACTGGGACCTGCAGACGGGCCGGCTGGAGTGGGACGACCGGCTGCTGGATATCTTCGGTTACGACCGGGCCGGCTGGCCCGGCACCATCGACGCCTTCGCCGAGCGTCTCCACCCCGACGACGCGGCCCGCACCCTCGAGGCGCTGCAGGGCGCCATCGACACCCAGGGGGAGTACGACGCGGAGTTCCGGGTCGTCCGGCCCACCGGCGAGACGCGCTGGGTGCAGGGTCGCGGCCGGGCGCTGGCCGACGAGGCCGGGACCTCCGTGCGCCTGCTGGGGGTGGGGTACGACACGACCGAGCACCGCCAGGCGGACGCCCGCGTGGCCCGGGTGCTCGAGTCGATGAACGCCGCGTTCTTCGCCCTGGACCGCGACTGGCGGTTCACCTACGTCAACGGCGAGGCCGAGCGGGTGCTGGGCCGCTCGCGCGGCGACCTGCTGGGCGGCGACATCTGGGAGCTGTTCCCCGCCGCCGTGGGCAGCGACTTCGAGGTGCACTACCGCGGGGCGGCCGCCACCGGGCACGAGCGCGTGTTCGAGGCCTACTACCCGGCACCGCTGGACGCCTGGTACGAGGTCCGGGCCTGGCCGGGGCCCGACGGGCTGTCGGTCTACTTCCTCGACGTCACCGAGCGCCGGGCCGCCGAGGAGCGGGCCCGGGTCAGCGCCGCCCGGCTCGCCCTCATCGCCGAGGTGGGCGCGGTGACCGGCGAAACCCTGGGCTCCGGTGCGGGTGAGGACGCCGCGATGCAGCGGCTCGCCGAGGCCGTCGTCCCCGTGCTGGGGGACTGGGTGATCGTCAGCCTCACCGGCGAGGACGGCCGGATGCGCGACGTCGGCAGCTGGCACACCGACCCCGCGCTGCGGACGACCGCCGCGCGCTACGCGGAGCTGCGCCTGGCCGCCCTGCAGTCCGACGCGCCGATCCTGCGGGCGCTGGCCTCGGGCCGGACGCTGACCGTCCCCGACGTGGGCGCGGCCGTCGGCCGCACTCTGCCCCCGGGCGAGGTCAGCGACGTGTTCTGGGCCCTCGACCCGCGGACGGCGGTGACGCTGCCGCTGGCAGCCCGCGGGCGCACGCTGGGCGCGCTGAGCGTCTACCGCTCCGCCGGCCGGCTCGCCGCGGACGAGGACGACGTCGCCACCGCCCAGGAGGTCGCCGCGCGGGTCGCGCTGGCGCTCGACAACGCCCGCCTCTACGAGCAGCAGCGCCGACTGGCCGAGGGCCTGCAGCGCAGCCTGCTCAGCGCCCCGCCGGCGCCGGACGCCGCGGAGATCGTCGTCCGCTACCGGCCGGCGATGGAGGTCGCCCAGGTCGGCGGCGACTGGTACGACGCCTTCGTCCAGCCGGCGGGGACGACGATGCTGGTCATCGGGGACGTCGTCGGACACGACACCGAGGCCGCGGCGTCGATGGGGCAGCTGCGGGGGCTGCTGCGCGGCATCGCCTACCGGGAAGGCGTCGGGCCGGCGCAGGTGCTCAGCGACCTCGACCGCGCCGTGCAGGGGCTCGGCATGGCCACGATGGCGACCGCGGCCGTGGCCCGGGTCGAGCAGACCCCCGAGCAGCGGGACGCCGGGCTGACCACGCTGCGCTGGTCCAACGCCGGGCACCCACCGCCGCTGGTGCTGCACACCGACGGCCGGGTGCAGGCGCTGGGCGCCGAACGGCCGGACCTGATGCTCGGCGTCGACCCGGCGGCGCGGCGCACCGAGAGCGTGGTCACCGTGCGCCGCGGAGCGACCCTGCTGCTCTACACCGACGGCCTGGTGGAGGGCCGCGACCTCCCGCTCGACGAGGGCATCGGCCGGCTGCGCGCCGCGCTGGCCGAGCTCGGCGACCAGCCGCTGGAGCGGCTGTGCGACGCGGTCATCGAGCGGCTGCGCCCGGAGCGGCTGCAGGACGACATCGCGCTGGTGGCGATCCGCCTCCACCCGCAGGGCTGA
- a CDS encoding APC family permease, which translates to MTDQAALPGDRTDTRLRRAVTGPLLFLFILGDVLGAGVYALAGRVAAEVGGAIWVPLLVALLLALLTAASYAELATKYPRAGGSAVYAERAFRQPLVAFLVGFCMLAAGVTSAAGLALAFAGDYLGVFLDVPATPAALVFLLLVALLNARGIRESLRANLVMTLVEVSGLVLVVVLAALVLGRGDGDLGRTVEFPPGVAPASAVLAAALLAYYSFVGFETSANLAEEVRDVRRVYPRALFGALLTAGVVYVLVGLAASVVLPPEELAASTGPLLEVVRAADAGIPDQLFSAVALVAVANGALLTMIMASRMAYGMAEQRLLPAVLGRVLPDRRTPWVAIAVTTLVAMALTLVGDLSTLANTVVLLLLFVFLSTNTAVLVLRRDRVAAEHFHAPTVLPVLGTASCLLLLWQQEAQVWGLAALLIAGGVVLYAVTRLAGRRPSAAGGARRG; encoded by the coding sequence GTGACAGACCAGGCCGCACTCCCCGGCGACCGGACCGACACCCGGCTGCGCCGCGCCGTCACCGGGCCGCTGCTGTTCCTGTTCATCCTCGGCGACGTCCTCGGCGCCGGCGTCTACGCGCTGGCCGGCCGGGTGGCCGCGGAGGTGGGCGGGGCGATCTGGGTGCCGCTGCTCGTCGCGCTGCTGCTGGCCCTGCTCACCGCGGCGTCCTACGCGGAGCTGGCCACCAAGTACCCGCGCGCCGGCGGGTCGGCGGTGTACGCCGAGCGGGCCTTCCGGCAGCCCCTCGTCGCGTTCCTCGTGGGCTTCTGCATGCTCGCCGCCGGGGTGACCAGTGCGGCGGGGCTGGCGCTGGCCTTCGCCGGCGACTACCTGGGCGTCTTTCTCGACGTGCCCGCCACGCCGGCCGCGCTGGTGTTCCTGCTGCTGGTGGCGCTGCTCAACGCCCGCGGCATCCGGGAGTCGCTGCGCGCCAACCTGGTGATGACCCTGGTCGAGGTGTCGGGACTGGTGCTCGTCGTCGTCCTCGCTGCGCTGGTGCTCGGCCGCGGGGACGGCGACCTGGGCCGCACCGTGGAGTTCCCGCCCGGCGTCGCCCCGGCCTCGGCGGTGCTGGCCGCCGCGCTGCTGGCCTACTACTCCTTCGTGGGCTTCGAGACCTCGGCCAACCTCGCCGAGGAGGTGCGCGACGTGCGCCGGGTCTACCCGCGGGCGCTGTTCGGCGCGCTGCTCACCGCCGGCGTGGTGTACGTGCTGGTCGGCCTGGCCGCCTCGGTGGTGCTGCCCCCGGAGGAGCTCGCCGCCTCCACCGGCCCGCTGCTGGAGGTGGTCCGCGCGGCGGACGCCGGGATCCCCGACCAGCTGTTCAGCGCGGTGGCGCTCGTCGCGGTGGCCAACGGCGCGCTGCTCACGATGATCATGGCCAGCCGGATGGCCTACGGGATGGCCGAGCAGCGGCTGCTGCCCGCCGTCCTCGGCCGGGTGCTGCCCGACCGCCGGACGCCGTGGGTGGCCATCGCCGTCACCACCCTGGTCGCGATGGCGCTCACCCTCGTCGGCGACCTGTCCACGCTGGCCAACACCGTGGTGCTCCTGCTGCTGTTCGTCTTCCTCAGCACGAACACCGCCGTGCTGGTGCTGCGCCGCGACCGCGTGGCGGCCGAGCACTTCCACGCCCCGACGGTGCTGCCGGTGCTGGGCACCGCCTCCTGCCTGCTGCTCCTGTGGCAGCAGGAGGCGCAGGTCTGGGGCCTGGCCGCGCTGCTGATCGCCGGCGGGGTCGTCCTGTACGCGGTCACCCGGCTGGCCGGACGCCGTCCGAGCGCCGCCGGGGGCGCCCGGCGCGGCTGA